The Nicotiana sylvestris chromosome 6, ASM39365v2, whole genome shotgun sequence genomic sequence TGAGGCCTCCTTGGATGATTCTCCTTCGAATAATTTTGGATCCATGAGGCCAATTAAATGTGTTGACAAGCTTTATAGTTGCCTCATCCACCTTACTATCCATGTTGAAAGTAATAGAAACTTCATCACCAATATAGTGTGCTTCACTGAGAGATTTGAGAAGCCTTGCTAGTGAATTAGCTCTGTTCTGTGTGATTATATTTACAGAAATCCTCATCCTATTCCAATCTGAAGTAACAAATGCATTGGTCAAAAATCTCAGATCAGCTGTTGACAAAAGGAAATGGAAATATTAGGCGTAAAATCACAATAATTTCTTACTTGGCAATGCTGTGGAACGAAGATCAGCCATCCATAGAACCTTTGGCACCGATGATTTAGGTAGAAGAACGAGCATTGAACTGTTAGTATTAGCCATATTTAGAGCTTTCTTCACATTAGAGTCTGTATCAGCTACTGTTATCACCAGGCTAGGATTATGAATTTTGATAAGTCCTTTCATGCTAGCATACACTGCTTGAACAACAGGCACCTCCGAATTTGATATCCCTGATAATGCACCAACTCCTATATCCATAATCTTGAATCTTCTTTCTTTGCAGACTGCCTTAGGCCATTTCAAAGCTGTAGCAGCATCTTCACAAGTGCAAAAATTGCCTCCCGAGACAACAATATATGCCTTCTTTCCAACAGTTGATCTGAACTTTTCAAGAAGAGGCGCAAGAGCTTTAACTTCATCGACAGAGTGGGCATAGAAGAGTGCATCGATTTTTTCAGGATACATCGCTGCCCATTGTGTCACATAACCGGTAGAAAGTGCTCTCCAccattgatcatctcggactTGAACAACGTCCTTGAAAATTACAGTTGTTTCAGATACGTAGGCAAGTCTATGCTCACTGTCACCCCAAGTTTCTTTATCATTTGGATCTACTGGTAGCACAAATGAACCAGCATTTCTGTACTTCTGAAGCTGATAGCTGCATTTTTTTCCCCAGGAAATTGAAGTCATTAGAAATAACATATGAAACAAAGTTGACATATTTTATATTCATATAGAAACAAAGTTGTGCAATATACTATATAACACATGACTAACTCACAAAACTGTATTATCCCTCCCTTAGTTAAACAGATCAAATGAACTTTGTGAAAGGCGTAcgtaatttttttttggaaaaaataaattAGAATCTGTTAAAGTACATACCTTAAGTGCAAGTCTTCCCCTGTCATGAAAGTGAATGGTGTCTCAATGAAAAGTGTCTTGACAAGTTCAGCAGACATAAACCAAGAACTAGAGAGGAAATCCACCTGAACAATTTTGTCCACAATAATATTATAAGCAGGATCAGGCAAATAAAGCCCTGCTTCTTTCGATCGAAACTTCCTGTAGCTTGGAAAACTAGAATCCTTCTGTCTAAAAGGCAAAATCCTACCAATGCTCCCCAAAACAGAATTCTTGTACTTATCTGTTCCAGCAACATGTGCTAGAATTTGCAGCATCTTCTTCCCTGGAATCATGTCATCATCTAGGATATATACAAGGTCAGCTTCTGTTTGTAAAGCCAATTGGAATCTTCCATAGTACTTGAAATCATATCTTGAACTGATAAGGCTTATTCTTGAGTCATTATATCTGTCCACAATATTCTTTAATGATTGCTGATTTGGACTTCCAAATGAAAGTACCCAAACATGATGAAATGGGAGAGTCTGGCGTAGCAAAGAATCAAGCTGCGCACAAAGTGTTTTCCTCTTGAAATGATTCAAGATTACTGTAATTTTTGGCTTGGTTGGACCGCGCAAATCCCAGTTGGATTTCATTGACATTAGCTCAGAAAGAGTCTCAGCACCAAATGACTTGCTTTGAAAATCTAGCACTTGTTGATAAAGTTGTGTCTTCAACTTGATCGTGACAGCATCGGTCGACTTCTTCTGTATAAAATCAATCTTGTCATGCTCACAGACTTCAGAGGGAGTAATTGGTTGAGTTTCAGCTCTAACAACTGAATTAGCTTCCTGATTATAGCGAGTAACGACGTGGGGAGGGATTATAAATAATTGCTTCCACTGCTGAGCGATTCGCGTAGTCCAACTGAAGTCTGGCTTAGTCCTTAAATCTAGAGAGGGGGACATGTAATATAGAAGAAATGTAGCATAGACAGCAAATGAGAATTGTAAACAAGTTAAAACAGTAACAAGCCTTGTGCGACTGGTTTTTTGTTGTCTCATTTTAGCCTTTCCTCCCATAGATTCACTCACCATTCCATCTAAAGAATCGCCACTTCTCATATCAGCATTCCTAGCTAATCGCATTCAGAGTGGATTATCCCTATAAAGTAAAGAACAAATCTTCAAAAGAAAATACACACAGTTTGTAGGCTTATTTGAAGATCGAGGGGAGAGGGGGAGGCTATTGCATATATAGGATGTTGGGCAAGAATAGTAGCATACCCATATAAAGTGGAGTTGAAGGATGCCATAAGAAATGCAGCTAAAGGATCACATGGGATTAACTCTCTATACTTGTAAACaaatagtaatatatatatatatatatatatatatatagaacgcGTGAGGTTTATATTATCACAGATTAAAAGTGAAAATCCATTAAACTTATTAGAAAAAAGGCTACCATTATTATAAATAGAATGGacaagaaaaccaaaaataagtATTTTCAGGAAATTAAAAATGTGGAGCCATTTAAAATACTGAAAATATAAGATACCACTTGAAAACATTTATCTTAAAAACACCATGACGAGACAAATTCTCTTCCAGAATAATCAAAGATCCATATTTCCttatttgcaaatattaaaacAATTCCGAATCTCACATTATCAAACCCAAATTCCAAGAATAGGAGAAACCAGAATACCAAAGATTCCATTTTCACTTAATAAATGTAATTTAAAGTTACGCAATATGCAAAAGAGTACTAGGTAGAATACTAGTATATATTACCTTGAAAATAAAGAAACCAAGAATGTCTGAAACAAATGGTGACAAAGATGTCACTTTTCTTCTTAAGCAAATTAAGTTAAAACACAGCCTCAAGATTACACCAAATGCACCACAAAAGATTGAGTACGAAGATATTTATGCATGGAATAATGGGTTGGTTAAGGGTTGACTTTACCATAATTTGTGTTGATCGAGTACATGAACATTGCAATATATAATATATGCTATTGCGTTATCGCCAAACTTGGTCTAAGTTGAACGCAAGAAACGTTTGGTCATGGACTGATTTTGCTTGCATGAGGGACAATTTTTAATAAAGTCTATTTTTTTCTTTGTCGAGAAATTAAATTACAGTGAAAAAAGCTTAaagagttatatatatatatatatatatatagaagaaTTTGATTTGACGTACATAATTAACATTCCTTGATTAGGGAAAAGTAGGACCCTTAATCCAATTCCATAAGCTTGCTAAAGAAGATTCACTTTAACTTCCCTATTAGTTCTTTAACACAGAGAATTAAATTAACGCAAGAAATGTTAACTGAAAAAGAGATAAAAGGGGACATTTCATGTAGAAAATAATTCATTTAGCATATCTATCGGTAATTAGCCAGGTTTAATTTCAATTCCAAGATTTCTTAATTCGAGAAATAGTACTGTATAATGTTTTTTTAATTCATCTTACTGAGAATGAGGCTTCTTCACTACTAAAAAACAGTGCAAATTTGTCCACCAAaaccgaccgaaatcggtcggaaaTTGATAAAAATTGACCGATTTTAATTGGTCACGAAAATGAAGGTCGCTAATGTGTACCGACCGAAATCGATCGGAAATTTCAAAGTGTTGACTGACCGTCAAACTTTAATTTCCCACAGAATTCGGTCGATACCAATTAAAGTGTAGagtataaaagctatattcgatatatatgtCAAATAAGTATTAAATATTGTTTATTTAAAAGCTATTTATTATTTACACACACacaaatattattaaattttaaaatcGTTTTTCCGACCGAACTTAGTCGGAAATATTTAATTATAACTTATTTCGGTTGgttaattaaatatatataatttttgtctTGGCCGGAAAATAATAATTTCAAATTTTCCGACTGAATTCGGTCGAAAATTTGGaaattttttaataataaattatttttgtacaTTATATACAAGTATGATCAGGTGTTGGTCAAATATTGACCAATTTCCGACTGAAATCGGttggaatttttatttttgtttgctgTGGGACCATTATTTTCGCTGTCAGAAttttttttgttgacttttgctACCAAATACACTTATTTTTTTTCCCGACCGATTTCGATCGGTATTGCTAGGACGAAAAATGGGGGCATTtacatctatacccgctttttgggtcacattTTTACTTGTGCCCGATTTGCAAAAAAatattgcaagcgtacccactttttcgcgtaacttcagcatacggggctgaagtagcaaagacaatcacacaaaactttagcattctagtagacgggactAATGTAGCAAGTGtgtttcagctctagagctgaagtttttgttttgtaactggtgaagagctgaagttttttgtttttgtaactggtgaagtttttgtttttgtaactggtgaacttcagctctagagctgaagtttttgttttgtaactggcgaactttagctctagagctgaagtttttgttttgtaactgtattttgtaactggcgaacttcagctccagagctgaagtttttgttttgtaactgacgaactttagctatagagctgaagtttttgttttgtaactggcgaagtttTTCTGACTTGCTCTTGTCTCACACATAAAAATGCTAGTCTAGTTTCTTCTACGGAACTACTGTGTCGTACAAGTATTATTTAAGTATTTATTGTTGTCGTAATATTTTATACAACACATTAATGACTAGAGACAGAAAGACAGGAATGCTGCCTACCTTCTAGGCGTTCATGGTTTGAATTTTGTTCATCATTTTGAGTGATTGATTGTTCATCCAAGCTTTTTCTTTGCAATATTTTACTCTTCTCCAATGTGAGTTCAACCATGGCTGTCGAAAATCTGTTTTAGTTTGTATTTCAGTTGAAACTCTTAACGTCTGAAAATCAAAGTAATTGGCATGAAAACAGAACTTTATATAACAATGATCTCTGGATTActccaaaaaagaagaagaagaagaaaacgaaggagaagaaggaggaggagaaagggtgCGAAAGTTATTTATAAAATAGGTACaagttaaattttaaaaaaaaactggaTATAGGTTAAGTGAGACGACCAAATAGGACGCCTCGTGCTATTTTTACCGTAAAATGCCAGTTTTCTGGTATTGCTTGTTTCTTATATTTCAGAGATGATGAGCACCTGAAACAAACACTGAAGAACGGTCAAAGAAATCAAAGTGTAAAAATGGAGGAGATCGAAGAGCTGTCTTCATTGCATGCGTAGCTTAAGAAGTTGAAAGTCGACGTCGTATCTAAGATACACTAATTAAATAAGAATAGAGTTTTTTTCTTCCTAATTCAATAAAGTTATTTGGTCAAGGCTCAAATTTTCATACAGTTCACATTCTTCTAACTTCTTCCAATTATATTCTGAAATTGATGTTTTCATgctaaattttaaagaaaaagaatATACTCCGTCCGTTCATTTTTGCTTACACGTTTTAACTTTTCACGTcctttaagaaataataaataaaatacataatttaccatgatacccatattaattgatgtatatatattttattggatttaaaaaaataatttgaaatgagtaataaatattgtgaatataacaaaaaaaattatcttcTCTTGCTATgcgtaaagtgacaagtaaaaataaaaatttattattaGTATACCAGCCAAGTACTCCCTCCATTCACTTTTACTTGACACGTTTTAGCTTTTCACGCTTcttattaaataataaatgaagtgcataatttaccatgatacccatattaattgatggatattttattggatttaagaaaataatttgaaatgagtaataaatattgtGGGTATAACAGGAAATAAAAATTTGTCTTCTCTTAATATGTGTAAAGTgtcaagtaaaaataaaaatttatttttagtatacataTCAAGTAAA encodes the following:
- the LOC104221445 gene encoding uncharacterized protein; this translates as MRLARNADMRSGDSLDGMVSESMGGKAKMRQQKTSRTRLVTVLTCLQFSFAVYATFLLYYMSPSLDLRTKPDFSWTTRIAQQWKQLFIIPPHVVTRYNQEANSVVRAETQPITPSEVCEHDKIDFIQKKSTDAVTIKLKTQLYQQVLDFQSKSFGAETLSELMSMKSNWDLRGPTKPKITVILNHFKRKTLCAQLDSLLRQTLPFHHVWVLSFGSPNQQSLKNIVDRYNDSRISLISSRYDFKYYGRFQLALQTEADLVYILDDDMIPGKKMLQILAHVAGTDKYKNSVLGSIGRILPFRQKDSSFPSYRKFRSKEAGLYLPDPAYNIIVDKIVQVDFLSSSWFMSAELVKTLFIETPFTFMTGEDLHLSYQLQKYRNAGSFVLPVDPNDKETWGDSEHRLAYVSETTVIFKDVVQVRDDQWWRALSTGYVTQWAAMYPEKIDALFYAHSVDEVKALAPLLEKFRSTVGKKAYIVVSGGNFCTCEDAATALKWPKAVCKERRFKIMDIGVGALSGISNSEVPVVQAVYASMKGLIKIHNPSLVITVADTDSNVKKALNMANTNSSMLVLLPKSSVPKVLWMADLRSTALPNWNRMRISVNIITQNRANSLARLLKSLSEAHYIGDEVSITFNMDSKVDEATIKLVNTFNWPHGSKIIRRRIIQGGLIRAVSESWYPSSDDDFGLLLEDDIEVSPYYYLWIKYALLTYHYDPEISLPELSAISLYTPRLVEVVKERPKWNATDFFKHIHPNTPYLHQLPCSWGAAFFPKQWREFYVYMNMRFTEDAKQNPVQIPRSRTNGWQASWKKFLIDMMYLRGYVTLYPNFPNQTSFSTNHMEPGAHIAAKENVIKHNKVDFEVPLLKEDFRSFLPNGKMPTASKLPSLNLFNQPVSLKGLKAAGAKLGQDILKCNPTEVVAVNHETGLPSNCARF